In Silene latifolia isolate original U9 population chromosome X, ASM4854445v1, whole genome shotgun sequence, the following proteins share a genomic window:
- the LOC141622204 gene encoding uncharacterized protein LOC141622204, translating into MEETFKVRVDKTFGSLSSPSPLPPSSSSSQPINPSLWSLTDDELRPNHWTRESDDPPSDDDNDDGDKDELKNVINGVSCPTTVDKFFVSAPGKPNPNPNLDIGDNQMIVPEGDEGASSSRGCEGDVELDVRSSIGLDSTLDFEEEEDEYDKVAVGKEKPDDRLYVCDVSDYVSVIESESEVPNTFQEASRDPRANHVAAKLRLKEDAETARDFNSLHVSEQSLPVVSGAQSTTDDGEINLKSILKRKEDKMDSKSEKRVRFDPVCKNNVGDEYELDENLTSEPFNKEITVHGGNSSQLKQTSLIPDYIRNPSKYTHYTFDTSSDMNEASNRQAYADFLSILRKSKQSKQSEPEEVPADLSKPVLFNPKNKPRDVKPASNVTDNTMVESVDRKRPAITFAVGSEIDEACEMEVDEQATSSMKSGNVKKTGRRYRSKPILEYDESDA; encoded by the exons ATGGAGGAAACTTTCAAAGTACGCGTCGACAAAACCTTCGGTTCTCTCTCCTCACCATCTCCATTACCACCATCTTCTTCATCATCGCAACCTATCAATCCTTCACTATGGTCTCTTACCGACGATGAGCTCCGACCCAATCACTGGACTCGAGAATCCGACGACCCGCCTTCCGATGACGATAACGATGACGGCGACAAAGACGAACTCAAAAACGTCATTAATGGTGTCTCTTGTCCAACCACCGTTGATAAATTCTTCGTTTCAGCTCCGGGAAaacctaaccctaaccctaatttggATATTGGGGATAATCAGATGATAGTTCCAGAAGGTGATGAAGGAGCTTCGTCGAGTCGTGGTTGTGAAGGTGATGTTGAATTGGATGTTCGTAGCTCTATTGGCTTGGATTCTACCCTTGATTTCGAG GAAGAGGAGGATGAATATGATAAAGTTGCTGTTGGAAAAGAAAAGCCTGATGATCGGCTTTATGTCTGCGATGTATCTGATTATGTGTCTGTCATTGAATCCGAAAGTGAAGTCCCCAACACATTTCAGGAGGCATCAAGAGACCCACGTGCCAACCACGTTGCAGCAAAGCTTAGGCTTAAAGAAGATGCCGAGACAGCCAGAGATTTCAATTCGTTGCATGTCTCTGAGCAAAGTTTACCCGTTGTATCTGGTGCTCAAAGTACTACAGATGATGGTGAAATTAATCTGAAATCAATATTGAAACGGAAGGAAGATAAGATGGATTCAAAGTCTGAGAAACGGGTCCGGTTTGATCCTGTCTGCAAAAACAATGTTGGGGATGAGTATGAATTAGATGAAAATCTCACATCAGAACCTTTTAACAAGGAAATTACTGTACACGGAGGAAATTCTTCCCAGCTCAAGCAAACTTCATTGATACCGGACTATATACGCAATCCATCGAAATATACACATTACACATTTGATACATCAAGCGATATGAATGAAGCATCTAATCGGCAGGCGTATGCTGATTTCCTTAGTATACTGAGGAAGTCCAAGCAGTCCAAGCAGTCGGAGCCAGAAGAAGTTCCTGCTGATCTTTCAAAACCCGTGTTGTTTAATCCGAAGAATAAACCTCGTGACGTTAAACCGGCCAGTAATGTGACTGATAATACTATGGTTGAATCTGTAGATAGGAAAAGACCTGCTATCACTTTTGCTGTTGGAAGTGAGATAGATGAAGCTTGTGAGATGGAGGTTGATGAACAAGCAACTTCTAGTATGAAGTCAGGGAATGTTAAAAAAACAGGTCGCCGATATCGTTCAAAGCCTATTCTGGAATATGATGAATCTGATGCTTGA